CATTTCGCAGTCACGTCCTTGCGCATCGCGTTGACGGTTTCGCGTGCGATCACGCGCGAACCGATGGCGGCCTGAATGGCGACCTCGAACTGCTGGCGAGGCACGATTTCTCGTAGCTTGGCGGTCAGCTGGCGGCCGAGGGCGTAGGCACGGTCCTTGTGAACAATGGCGCTCAGGGCGTCCACTGCTTCACCGTTGATGAGCAGATCGAGGCGCACGAGCGGGTTGTGCCGGTACCCGACGAGCTCGTAGTCCATCGACGCGTACCCGCGGGTGGCCGACTTGAGCCGATCGTAAAAATCGAACAGCACCTCGGCGAGCGGCAGGTCGTAGACGATCATGACCCGGTTCTGCGAGGTGTACTGGATTCCCTTCTGCTCTCCCCGCCGCTCCTCGCAGAGCTTCAGTACAGCTCCCACGTACTTGGCGGGGACGAGGATCGATACCTTGAAGTAAGGTTCCTCGATAGATGCGATCTTGTCGCCGGTTGGCAGGCGTGAAGGGTTCTCGATCCGTAGCTCGCGCCCATCGTTGGTCGTGACCTGATAGACCACGCTGGGAGCGGTTGTCACGAGCTCGAGCTGGTACTCGCGCTCCAGCCGTTCCTGCACGACGTCCATGTGCAGCAGTCCCAGGAACCCGCAGCGGAATCCCAATCCCAACGCGGTGGAGCTGTCCGGCTCGTATTGGAAAGCGCTGTCGTTGAGGTGAAGGCGCTCCAGCGCGTCCCGGAGGTCGCCGTATTGGTCGCTGTCGGTCGGGAAGATCCCCGCGAACACCATGGGCTTGACCTCCTCGAAGCCTGCCAGCGCTTCGGCCGCAGGTCTTCGAGCGTGCGTGATGGTGTCCCCGATGCGGGTGTCGTGGACCGACTTGATGCTGGCGGCGAAGAAGCCGACCTCGCCGGGACCCAGGTGCGTTGCGGCCTTGGGGAAGGGCGCGAATACCCCGATCTCGTTGACCTCGTAGTCGGCCCGGGCAGCGATCATCCGGATCTTCTCGCCCTTTTTGAGGGTCCCGTCGACGACGCGCACCAAGACCACGGCGCCCC
The sequence above is a segment of the Pseudomonadota bacterium genome. Coding sequences within it:
- the lepA gene encoding translation elongation factor 4; translation: MTIDPSHIRNFSIIAHIDHGKSTLADRILELTGALSERQRTDQFLDKMELERERGITIKAQAVRLAYRDRAGQHYQLNLIDTPGHVDFSYEVSRSLAACEGALLVVDASQGVEAQTLANVYLALQNELTIIPVFNKIDLPSADVERTRREVEDVVGLDCGDAIAASAKDGTGIDEILEAVVRRVPPPRGHAHDPLRALVIDSWYDSYRGAVVLVRVVDGTLKKGEKIRMIAARADYEVNEIGVFAPFPKAATHLGPGEVGFFAASIKSVHDTRIGDTITHARRPAAEALAGFEEVKPMVFAGIFPTDSDQYGDLRDALERLHLNDSAFQYEPDSSTALGLGFRCGFLGLLHMDVVQERLEREYQLELVTTAPSVVYQVTTNDGRELRIENPSRLPTGDKIASIEEPYFKVSILVPAKYVGAVLKLCEERRGEQKGIQYTSQNRVMIVYDLPLAEVLFDFYDRLKSATRGYASMDYELVGYRHNPLVRLDLLINGEAVDALSAIVHKDRAYALGRQLTAKLREIVPRQQFEVAIQAAIGSRVIARETVNAMRKDVTAKCYGGDVTRKRKLLEKQKLGKKRMKNVGRIEIPQEAFHAILKVD